TTCAATAAAGGTTTGTCAATTTGATggcaatgtttaaaaaaatatatgtacctTTCTTTCGTAACTCATTActctaaataaaaaatatacaaagtatagaaagaaatgcaaatgattttgCTACAGAACGTTTTTTCTCGTCGATGCTATTGTCTATCTCAGATTATTATACGACCTCTTATTGGGCatcacaattattaatatactgTAAAGTAATGTAAAGTAGTTCGACTACCGTAAATTGgggctaccagacaaatcggccccttaccaaatcggcccctagctctgactcccatatagtaattgtatacccataaattgcagttcacccaaactgactcccttatagtaattgtatacccataaattgcagttcaccaaaactgactcccttatagtaattgtatacccataaattgcagttaaccaaaactgactcccttatagtaattgtatacccataaattgcagttaaccaaaactgactcccttatagtaattgcatactcataaattgcagttaaccaaaactgactcccttatagtaattgtatacccataaattgcagttaaccaaaactgactcccatatagtaattgtataccccttaattgcatttaaccaaaactgactcccatatagtaattgtatacccataaattgcagttcacccaaactgactcccttatagtaattgtatacccataaattgcagttcaccaaaactgactcccttatagtaattgtatacccataaattgcagttcaccaaaactgactcccatatagtaattgtatacccataaattgcagttaaccaaaactgactcccatatagtaattgtataaccataaattgcatttaaccaaaactgactcccatatagtaattgtataccccttaattgcatttaaccaaaactgactcccatatagtaattgtatacccataaattgcagttcacccaaactgactcccttatagtaattgtatacccataaattgcagttaaccaaaactgactcccatatagtaattgtatacccataaattgcagttaaccaaaactgactcccatatagtaattgtataaccataaattgcatttaaccaaaactgactcccatatagtaattgtataccccttaattgcatttaaccaaaactgactcccatatagtaattgtatacccataaattgcagttaaccaaaactgactcccttatagtaattgtatacccataaattgcagttaaccaaaactgactcccatatagtaatcgtatacatataaattgcagttaaccaaaactgactcccatatagtaattgtatacccataaattgcagttaaccaaaactgactcccatatagtaattgtataaccataaattgcagttaaccaaaactgactcccatatagtaattgtataaccataaattgcatttaaccaaaactgactcccatatagtaattgtataccccttaattgcatttaaccaaaactgactcccatatagtaattgtatacccataaattgcagttcacccaaactgactcccttatagtaattgtatacccataaattgcagttcaccaaaactgactcccatatagtaattgcatactcataaattgcagttaaccaaaactgactcccttatagtaattgtatacccataaattgcagttaaccaaaactgactcccttatagtaattgtatacccataaattgcagttaaccaaaactgactcccatatagtaatcgtatacatataaattgcagttaaccaaaactgactcccttatagtaattgtatacccataaattgcagttaaccaaaactgactcccttatagtaatcgtatacatataaattgcagttaaccaaaactgactcccttatagtaatcgtatactcataaattgcagttaaccaaaactgactcccttatagtaattgtatacccataaattgcagttaaccaaaactgactcccttatagtaattgtatacccataaattgcagttaaccaaaactgactcccatatagtaatcgtatacatataaattgcagttaaccaaaactgactcccatatagtaattgtatacccataaattgcagttaaccaaaactgactcccatatagtaatcgtatacatataaattgcagttaaccaaaactgactcccttatagtaatcgtatactcataaattgcagttaaccaatactgactcccttatagtaatcgtatactcataaattgcagttaaccaaaactgactcccttatagtaattgtatactcataaattgcagttcaccaaaactgactcccatatagtaattgtataaccataaattgcagttcaccaaaactgactcccatatagtaatcgtatacccataaattgcagttaaccaaaactgactcccatatagtaattgtatacccataaattgcagttaaccaaaactgactcccatatagtaattgtatacccataaattgcagttcaccaaaactgactcccatatagtaatcgtatacccataaattgcagttaaccaaaactgactcccatatagtaattgtatacccataaattgcagttaaccaaaactgactcccatatagtaattgtatacccataaattgcagttcaccaaaactgactcccttatagtaattgactcccatatagtaattgtatacccataaaatgcatttaaccaaaactgactctcTTATAGTAATtatatacccataaattgcatttaacaaacACTGAATCCTTTTTATCAACTGTCTTatgttatatgattatatattcgTTGAGTTACCAAAACTGGTTCCCATATAGTAaggattttcttttttaccaaaactgactcccatatagtcaaCACTTCGTTTCAATATAGTAATCATATTAGTAATTACGGCCAAGATATATCAAAACTGCTTCCCATATAGTTATCTTATACCCATAGACAGCTTTAAACCATTATGTAGCAAATAAGTCATTTTACGACATTATCCATTTTTGAATCCCCTCTATCATTGAATAATGAGAAAACGTCTCCCATATAACCTCCACCGACACTAACAACTTCGTATTAAAAGGTACATATTATTGAGATGCGGACAACAGTTTCATAAACGTGATACTTTTAAGCCTAAAATCTGTTTGCTCAATAGCCTATTTCGTCAAGCTAAATAATCTGTgatagacaacagtttcaacgtatttataaacgttgcattaaaatagttcatgatagactcctaaaaaagtatggaatatactataatatagtaatattgccattccttttataacataaaagtaaaaaaatatatcacgaCAAAGATGAACGACATTAATAATTCTGATGGCCTCAAGCAGGTCCGATCATAATTTAGGATAGACAACTGGGCCGACCGTTTTTTCTTCGTTTCTTTGGCCGCTTAgatacataaaaacataatatttagaAATGATAATAAAGAACAGAATTGCATAGGATATTTCTTTCGTGGCAAGAAAATAAGAATGtaatttcatattgtttcaGACAAACAACATGCTATTTATTACAAggattattgaaatatttatgtctGCTGGATGCTGTAAGCGGCTCAAAAAGTGTATGAAGTTCACTACCGTCGACGTTGATCTCTATACATTTATCAGCATTGCTACATACCAAACATACAAACGTTATTATCGCAAAGTGACCCGTGAAACTGTTGGCTGTTGCAAGTTGACTGCTCCGCGACGGACATACaacaatatctttttaaaagtaatgtAGTTGACATATGCACTTACATATATTGCACTGATGTATGACAGATTATTCTGACGTAAACAACAAATGACTTGACAGTCGTAATGGACCCATGGTTTTGCCCATCGGatatttaattatgattaaGTCTAACCGATATCTGGTCGGCAACCTATCGGGCCGGTATAACTTGGGTTATCTGTCCGTCAATAGTTCGCCATTCTCTAAGATATCTTAAGATACACTTGACGAGTCTATTTCATCTAAAAATTTACACTAAAGGCATACTAAAATGAAGAATATGACATTACTTGATAAATGTCCATTACCTGGAAGTTGGTTATTGGTCCCAACAATTACGAAACATTTGACTTTCGCCAAAGGTTACGAACTGGCAAAAAATGGAGGGAGCAAAAtggttaaaggcctagtttaaggaacgCAGACGATACACTTCTCCAATCCTTCCTAGGTACTCAGAAGTCCAAATGTCTCCATTCAAGTACTCGTCTGCAAGCGTCCTTATGGCGTTGTCTTGACGCAGACAACGGACGTTGCCTCCTCTCTCCAAGTCCTCCGACTCTACAGCCATCAGCACGAGCCTGTAAAACCCCAGTCCAATCCCTCCGACCTTCTGGTTGAGACGGTTGTGCCACCctggaaataaagaaaatatactttgattaaaatcaatattaacttaaattttgcttttaatttataacaatgtattattttattttgtttttgtattacaaaCCTTCGACATCGTTGTTGGTGCGAATGATCTGTCTAAAGACGGACCAATCCTCCACCGCAAAGATGGGATTCGTCATCCACTGTCTCTCAATGTATGCGGTGAGCGAACGGGTGGCTTCGGTCGTCGCCGTCTCTGCCAGCTTATCAAAGGCACGACGGATGTGACTGGCAGACAGCAACTGTAGAGCCAGCAGCATCCTTAGTAGTTGAAAACGCCGACTCTACGGCGATAAGTCTCGGCCAGCCCCACGCTCTGCACGTGCCGCCAAAACGCCTGCGACCAATGAAAGGCGCACTCTTTCATCTCCTCATCCGTAGTGGATGGCTGCAGACACGGACGGCACACAAACGTCAACCCTGCCTCATTCTTTGTCGCCTCCCGATACGCAGCAAGGGAAATTCCcgaataaaacattttcgtgAATTGAAAACACGagattaaaatgcattatcaaaATTGCTATTTAGAGTATTTTCCTTAAACTGGCTGTTTTGTGTATAACTTACCACATATCTCCAATGTGACATGCCAAATACCATTCAATCAAATATTAACACCTTTACTGAAATGTGTGAAATGCGTGTCAATGGATCCTatggcatacatgtacataaacacctaataaacaatatcaaatacagGACTAGAGTAATATTCTCTACTTTACATACGTCTTTTTCATGAGATATCTACATTGAAATgaatagtgattttttttcatggtTCATAAATTACCTGTTCCGCAAACGGGGTGTTGCCAGCGATGGCAGATATCACATTCTACAGCATGCTGACGCGGCCATACTTCCTTAGAACACAATATGCACGGAAAACTCATTACTAAAGACATATATATTGGATTATTAAAATCATCTGGAACATAATTCtctaatttatataattaatatagaTTTACTCTATTTTGAGTATATCATTTAAGATGTCATACATACATTGTATGAATATATCTTTATCACACTTCTTCTGCCAAACATTACTAACCGTGAAATATCAAAGCAACACCGCAACTGATAATGTGAAACGATAATTATCACCTCATTAAAGACAAACACCGCTTATCCTATCAAAGTACAACACCCTCAAACACAATACAGGTGTTTCCTTTGATTGAAAAGTAGGCCTTTTTGGACCAGGCCTTTCTGGACCGGGCCTTTCTGGTACTGGGCCTTTTTGACCCGACTCCGGCATGACCATCCCCTGATGCTGTGCATCTCCAGCTATTTACACTGACGTCACAGTAGCTAGGGCCagtttcctgtgtattcgttaaTTGGCTCatggccatttagggtccatttctataacaaaacctccaaaactgcacaacTGGGTACTTAGATCGGAGATAAGCATACGACAGCACAAGGCGATAAGATTAAgatccgattttttttatgtttttttttggggggggggggggggaggggtgtCGCTTATAGatggcttaaactaggcctttaaggttCGAAATGACTGTGTAAGCGATTCTAAGCAGATTCGTACCAATTTGTTTCTGATGGAGTAATACAAGTAGTATGTACCTGTATTATTGTACTACCCGTTTTGACCCAAAACGGGCTTAATTAACTGATTATTTGCTGCTCTATGCATCAACCTGTAACATTCTGAATGGTATAACCCTGTATAAGACATGTACGTGTATGAGTACTATTGCCGCATCTTACCATTCCAAGTGGCTTGCAATGGTACCCATGGGTACTGCAGATGTCTTGCAGTCACGTTGCAGAGTTTAAGCACCAACTGGGAGTGCATGTACATTTATGGTGTTTATTGGTTCCAGACACtaataatgtatgctaatggatttttttttaaatcttgacTAGATGCTGTAAGTCACTTCAAGTTATGCCAGAACAAAACTGTCAGTACCGCTATGCaatatatttagattgaacattttaatcGTTATTTTCAGGTGGGACGCTAAATGTGGATCCCCTGTGACAGAGCTATACACGGgcgcacgttaaagaaccagggtagctctaatcatggttacattttgtctgtgcactatgcccAAAACACCTAATATGCCTAACAATGAAATCGTGGaactcgccgaatgggccttgcACGAGTGCGAGTACAAATAAACTAACACACCCACCATAATCAAATGGTTCACTTCAGCAGTGGTTAACTTGGGTACTGGTTCACATGGTCCCTCAACCGCATTCACTTTAGAACCGTATACAGTTCAACTCGgagtaaaatttacattttacatcaacAGACATATAGTAATATCTCAAACATTAAGACCTATAGTATTCAACTGAAATAAGTTTGAACGAACATCCGAAATCAATCGATACGgatcataaacataattatccAGAACTTCACTATCcgaatataaacataattttatcaaagCCGGTCCTCCATGGTTAGTCAATGCACCTATTCATAACTATATATAGAGTCCAATGTCTGTCTTGTGTGGGTACGTCTGTAAAATGCCCACATCATAACTTTAGAGTCAAATGTGTTTAAAGTCCTAATAAATGAATATGTCTTTGCACCGTATTTCTTTCATAGtctaataaatgacatttttttttatcttcaacGGTGTTTTACGACATTACCCAATAACTGTATAGAGTCCAGTATCAGTTCGTATACTTGAATAGAGATGAAATGCGACCACAGACCACTTCCTGGTTgagaaattaaaaaatgtttgtagatAATGTAAGATCATCTAAATATACAATCTAATTGAAAATGGGAGAGTCCAAGTGTTTACACAGTGGTGacttttcattacaaaataaaggAGTGTTTGTAAGTATCTTTTTAACTCAAATTGTAACCTTTAAATTTCTTGAAGATTTAACTACCCTTTAATTTGAAttcttatttactttttaattttaaggttCCTGGTTAAGCTTGCATAGTTACTTTGtgattgttaaatttgaatgtacaatattttgtagaaatacatcataattgtcttttaaacaaatgattatCATTTTGTGCTCAAAGGAagctttatataaaaatagaaaaaatcataattcatttttattgctCAACAAAACGAACACTATTTCACCTCAAAATACTGGTTTAAACAACCcaacaatttcatatttaaagaaaatccGGGTAAATTCTATGTCAGATTTTCAATGAGAGAATCGTGCATCTTTTCATGCCTGGATAGCTCAGCCACGCTTTAATGCCAATATATAAACCTTTACTCAGACTGATTTGTCctaaaataattatgtcatCAGTTATGCATACACTTGATTAACAATTATTACCTAAAAAACGAAATGATTGGAAACTATTATTATGGTTcaagaatcaatgtttaattaccCTAAACAACAGAATGTACCAACGAGAATAACTACAACATctatgctatatatatatatatatatatatatatatatcccaaAAAGGACCAGTATACAAATGTTCAGAAACCAGTctcagtatacatgtatatcagtgaAGCCACAGTCCCTTCTGTATGCTTGCACATGGGTAATAAAACCATAGACCCTGTTCAGTCTGTCAGGGCTTctgttaaaggaagtttggaagtatattactccctagaaatgggttaaaacttccaaaatgaATTctttggaagtacaaaaacttccataatgtTGAAGAAAACTTTCATAGACTAAAGCTTGGATTTAAATAAgaaagctttaaataaaaagaattctTATAATATAAGTCTGTCAATTTAGCAAGTTAAAGTTGCaagtaatttgatttttaatatacttgttgAAAAGTAGTTGAAAAAGATACTTCCAgattcaaattcttaatggaagccctggtCTGTATCCCAATGATCCAGGTTTACTAAGAGGCCCATTTAACCCACAGGTTGTCCGAACCTGAAAACTAGAAGCAGTTGCGTAATGCTCCTATTTAATTCTCCTAaggcctaaaataaaaaaattcttgtTTGGAGTAACGCGACCGACCCATAAAAATCGTTGccgactcaattttttttttggcattttgatcCGCGAATTTTTTTTCAACGCCTTTCCGCTACTATTTTCTGTTTCTGCTCTTTTCTTCTGTTTCGGTTCTTTTCGATTTGTAGACACACTCGTAGAGCTTCGGTTTTTATCGCTGATCGCAATGAGCGTTTCGAAAACATGGCTGACTGCAAGTTTGTCGAACGTGAACCGAACGAAATTACGTTTTGTGtgacaataaattacttaaataaaaaaattaaatacaacttTGTAAGAAAATTCAATGTCGACTACACATGGTacgatgtatttgatattttaatggagAATGATGAAACAATCCCGGAGAGCTACTACGACAACTtcgaaaaaatgtcaaaaataacgGTCTCGTCAAAGCCCTCAGAGACTGCAACAGAAAAATTTAGTCCACATTCATATGACAGGATTTCAGTCTTAATTGActttgataaaactttaaaatatgtaacaattgaCATTGAAGACCCATCTACGGTAGTAGTAACCAATCACAGACTGAGACAGACAGCCAAACTGCTCATGCTGATGTATTCACCATGATGATGAACAATAGGCTGCAAAAGAGGCCACCGAGCAAAATCTTGAGTGtcataagtttgttttgttgagtTCATCTCTGTGTCAGTCTTAAGTAGATTgaaattctttgaaattaaaaaaataaaggatcaGAAGTTAAGATGTTTGTTGTTCAAAAGTTTATTACAATGCCTTGAATAACTAGTGTTATGTAGTGAATGTACTGTACACAAGATCCAGTTGTCgttggagaaaaaaacaacaaaaaaaaacaaaaaacctacctacctacccaccTTAAAAAATCTGGGTAGGGTTACTCCAAACAAGAATTTTTTTAAGGTTGGCCCAATCTCCAATAGTTACAAATCTGCTTAAACAGTTCCATAAGAAACTTCAAAGTTTCCCTATATATTAATGTGATGCTATTTCATGGGCGTCGAGACACAAACTGCTAGTTCC
The Mya arenaria isolate MELC-2E11 chromosome 12, ASM2691426v1 DNA segment above includes these coding regions:
- the LOC128210477 gene encoding uncharacterized protein LOC128210477 is translated as MLLALQLLSASHIRRAFDKLAETATTEATRSLTAYIERQWMTNPIFAVEDWSVFRQIIRTNNDVEGWHNRLNQKVGGIGLGFYRLVLMAVESEDLERGGNVRCLRQDNAIRTLADEYLNGDIWTSEYLGRIGEVYRLRSLN